From Denitrovibrio acetiphilus DSM 12809, the proteins below share one genomic window:
- the pglZ gene encoding BREX-4 system phosphatase PglZ, translating into MLSRAVGRFLKSTTYYPFFITVGDENYCDIKNKLSNLGLHFIKLSDYCKEDDKLPDLDALYEQLKTTNKMLGVNTIAILGLGEYLALCGKSEVNRVLTHLQAMNTSKTKVVLLLRGVSSYVNNLCSDIRFDSSRFFCAGSTDCNLSITVSKLSTSYGVLKGFKALLNELENGKRENIIVNTNIDLSQSLFTKRERSNAYDEILFILENFSLAETCGTNEYWSELLKVLTANDNSLEAVLEKYGLTVDLELNIHDKIFGREYRNWLFFIALKINIDRLSNSYLRLVLENTHDYKNLKLNLLNYIINISHTDKKHNTLYLERKDLIRDFPEPDIAEFIIRNRKNLSESIYKLTDNTIVEREEIIAWVSQNGIIEEIAEIYPVLNTYLKKFVFNCGDLSDLLTNYFSNYKEQKVSNKLNKEFIDQIEVLAENRIYNRLPTRNEIIDKLEKSDSHLYWLDALGVEYLSFFSEMAREYGLYISIKIARAELPTITSINRNFFDDWQGNSKEKDNKLDDIKHSDEGGYNYDNNVLPIHLAKELEIIETVIKKAATALKLRKFKRFLVVSDHGASRLAVLMKKEEKYETNTKGEHSGRCCKLFEPYDLPFAAEENGYLVLADYGRFKGSRAANVEVHGGAALEEVIVPIIELTLKDDSGVVVELDDSKLITVDYRTGTEIILFINYSQDEVSVIFNNKRYFAEQIDNNHYKVELTDMKRAGEYLVDVYSKDNLIATISFKAHGKSGKIIDEFNDLF; encoded by the coding sequence ATGTTAAGTAGAGCTGTCGGTAGATTCTTAAAGTCTACAACATATTATCCTTTTTTTATCACAGTTGGTGATGAAAACTATTGTGACATTAAAAACAAACTATCAAATCTTGGATTACATTTTATTAAATTAAGTGACTATTGCAAAGAAGATGATAAGTTACCGGATTTAGATGCTCTATACGAACAGCTTAAAACTACCAATAAAATGTTAGGTGTTAATACAATTGCTATTCTTGGGCTTGGGGAGTATTTAGCTCTTTGCGGAAAAAGTGAAGTAAATAGAGTTTTGACACATTTACAAGCAATGAATACATCTAAAACAAAAGTTGTATTGCTACTACGTGGTGTATCCTCGTATGTAAATAACTTGTGTTCAGATATCCGCTTTGATAGCAGTAGATTTTTTTGTGCGGGTAGCACTGATTGTAATTTATCTATAACAGTGAGTAAGCTTTCTACTTCTTATGGAGTCTTGAAAGGATTCAAGGCTTTGCTTAATGAATTAGAAAATGGGAAACGTGAAAATATTATAGTCAATACAAACATTGATTTAAGTCAGTCGCTTTTTACTAAGCGTGAGAGATCAAATGCTTATGACGAAATTCTGTTTATTCTGGAAAACTTCAGTTTAGCAGAGACTTGTGGGACTAATGAATATTGGTCTGAGCTTTTAAAGGTATTGACAGCGAACGACAATTCCCTTGAGGCTGTTCTTGAAAAATACGGTTTAACTGTTGATCTTGAATTGAACATACATGATAAAATATTTGGTAGAGAATATCGAAATTGGTTGTTTTTTATTGCTCTAAAAATCAATATAGATAGATTGTCGAACAGTTATTTGAGACTTGTGTTAGAGAATACTCATGACTACAAAAATCTAAAACTGAATTTACTTAATTATATTATTAATATATCACATACTGATAAAAAACATAATACTCTCTATTTAGAGAGAAAAGACCTTATTAGAGACTTCCCAGAGCCCGATATTGCTGAATTCATTATAAGAAACCGCAAGAATCTTTCAGAAAGTATTTACAAATTGACGGATAATACCATAGTTGAGCGTGAAGAGATAATAGCTTGGGTATCACAAAATGGTATTATTGAAGAAATCGCTGAAATATATCCCGTGCTTAATACCTATTTGAAAAAGTTTGTATTTAATTGTGGAGATTTATCTGATTTGCTTACGAATTATTTCAGTAATTACAAAGAGCAAAAAGTCTCTAACAAGCTAAATAAAGAGTTTATTGATCAAATTGAGGTGCTTGCTGAAAATCGAATTTATAATCGTTTACCTACGCGCAACGAAATAATTGATAAGTTAGAGAAATCTGACTCACATCTATATTGGCTTGATGCACTTGGCGTGGAGTATCTTTCATTTTTTTCAGAAATGGCGAGAGAATATGGACTTTACATATCTATAAAAATTGCACGTGCTGAACTTCCGACAATAACTTCGATAAATAGAAATTTTTTCGACGACTGGCAAGGAAATAGCAAAGAAAAAGACAACAAACTAGATGATATCAAACATAGCGATGAAGGTGGTTATAATTACGATAACAACGTTTTACCAATACATCTTGCAAAAGAATTAGAAATAATTGAGACGGTTATCAAAAAAGCAGCGACAGCACTAAAGCTTAGAAAATTCAAACGTTTTTTAGTAGTTAGTGATCATGGTGCTTCTCGCCTAGCTGTATTAATGAAGAAAGAAGAAAAGTACGAAACTAATACAAAAGGGGAACATTCAGGGCGTTGTTGCAAGTTATTTGAACCTTACGATCTACCTTTTGCTGCCGAAGAAAACGGCTATCTTGTGCTTGCGGATTACGGAAGATTCAAAGGTAGCAGAGCTGCAAATGTTGAAGTGCATGGCGGTGCTGCACTAGAAGAAGTGATTGTCCCTATTATTGAATTAACACTAAAAGATGATAGCGGTGTGGTAGTAGAATTAGATGACAGCAAACTTATAACTGTAGACTATAGAACTGGTACAGAAATAATCTTATTCATAAACTATTCACAGGACGAGGTATCTGTGATATTTAACAACAAAAGATACTTTGCGGAACAGATTGATAATAATCACTATAAGGTTGAGCTCACAGATATGAAACGTGCTGGTGAATATCTTGTTGATGTTTACAGTAAAGATAATTTGATTGCTACTATAAGCTTTAAAGCACATGGTAAAAGTGGCAAAATTATTGACGAATTTAATGACTTATTTTAA
- the brxL gene encoding BREX system Lon protease-like protein BrxL: protein MTDKLRNCFDEMVVFKDLKKNNFFSSLNLPSFMRDWLLKKFEDDNGQFETEELIRFVRTYLPGKDGWTAIKDRIIKENERVKFLAKISSDIAIKTGEVSFSLPDFGLTSKDTIIEDNVWNDCKNELVRGRETWGMVELGYRMAEPELKLTGKIKLTSFKSFCPYTIDLEYYKDARREFETSEWLDVLLGAVDYNASGYLGDEEQKLTMLTRLLPFVEKRLNLIELAPKGTGKSYLFGRVSRFGWLSSGGVMSRAKMFYDQNKRTEGLVSGNDFVVLDEVQTISFTDVDEMRAALKGYLESGVFTVGNYEGKADSGVILCGNIKKETMDSDGFSSMFEELPAIFHESALIERFHGFIKGWNIPRMNDDLKISGWALNSEYFCSILHELREDLSYRAIVDELIHVSEAADTRDTEAVKRIATAYLKLLFPHVRDASDISASEFKRYCLDRARKMRDTIKYQLGLLDIEYRGKDIPTFSVRGD, encoded by the coding sequence ATGACTGATAAACTTAGAAATTGTTTCGACGAAATGGTCGTATTCAAAGACCTTAAAAAGAATAATTTTTTTTCATCTCTTAATCTGCCTTCTTTTATGCGAGACTGGTTACTTAAAAAATTTGAGGATGATAATGGGCAGTTTGAAACAGAAGAACTGATTCGGTTTGTTCGCACATACCTTCCAGGTAAAGATGGTTGGACAGCAATTAAGGACCGTATAATTAAAGAAAATGAAAGAGTCAAATTTCTTGCAAAAATATCATCGGACATTGCCATTAAAACTGGCGAAGTTTCATTCTCTCTTCCTGATTTTGGTTTGACAAGTAAAGATACTATTATAGAAGATAATGTTTGGAATGACTGTAAAAATGAATTAGTTCGCGGTCGAGAAACGTGGGGAATGGTTGAACTAGGATACCGAATGGCTGAACCAGAATTAAAACTAACAGGTAAAATCAAGCTGACAAGTTTTAAGTCTTTTTGCCCCTATACTATAGATCTCGAATACTATAAAGATGCACGCCGAGAGTTTGAAACATCCGAATGGTTAGATGTCCTTCTCGGTGCTGTGGATTATAATGCGAGTGGGTACCTTGGAGATGAAGAGCAGAAACTGACAATGCTGACCCGTCTTCTTCCTTTTGTTGAGAAACGTTTGAATCTTATAGAACTTGCACCAAAAGGGACAGGTAAATCATATCTCTTTGGTCGTGTGAGCCGTTTTGGATGGTTATCTTCTGGTGGAGTAATGAGCCGTGCAAAGATGTTTTACGATCAAAATAAACGAACAGAAGGTTTAGTTTCTGGGAACGATTTTGTTGTTCTAGATGAAGTTCAGACTATTTCGTTTACTGATGTTGACGAAATGAGAGCAGCTTTAAAAGGCTATCTTGAATCAGGTGTTTTCACCGTTGGTAACTATGAAGGCAAAGCAGATTCCGGAGTCATCCTTTGTGGAAATATCAAAAAAGAAACTATGGATAGCGATGGTTTTAGTAGCATGTTTGAAGAATTACCGGCAATCTTTCACGAATCAGCACTCATTGAAAGATTCCATGGGTTCATAAAAGGATGGAATATTCCTAGAATGAATGATGATCTCAAAATATCAGGTTGGGCCTTAAACTCAGAATATTTTTGTTCAATATTACACGAATTACGTGAAGATTTAAGCTACCGTGCTATAGTTGATGAACTTATTCATGTGTCTGAAGCTGCTGACACCCGTGATACTGAAGCTGTAAAGCGTATTGCAACTGCATATTTGAAGTTACTTTTTCCTCATGTCCGTGATGCATCTGATATATCAGCAAGTGAGTTTAAAAGGTACTGCCTTGATAGAGCACGTAAAATGCGTGATACTATTAAATATCAGCTCGGACTATTAGATATTGAATACAGAGGTAAAGACATTCCTACATTTAGTGTTAGAGGAGATTAA
- a CDS encoding DUF6573 family protein → MTLKAVTRLSKSLTQHFAGGADMFGKDDIVFSYTRSDAIADGVLVDVTDYTPEGEHVTLVRQAGFKIPVALTRAVYDSCVALPEEYEGLDDITGRLWDILFCMRMAAERNKQAAGVRFKVSVRDIAGKHDSGTQRVHELVSVIGPGDDANPVITIMYPNED, encoded by the coding sequence ATGACATTAAAAGCTGTTACGAGACTGAGCAAATCTCTCACGCAACACTTTGCGGGAGGAGCAGATATGTTTGGTAAAGATGACATTGTCTTCTCATATACCCGCTCTGACGCTATCGCTGATGGCGTTCTTGTGGACGTAACAGACTATACGCCAGAAGGTGAGCATGTGACGCTTGTCAGACAGGCAGGGTTCAAGATTCCGGTTGCGCTGACGAGGGCTGTTTACGACAGCTGTGTCGCACTGCCGGAAGAGTATGAAGGGTTGGATGATATTACTGGCCGCTTGTGGGATATTTTATTCTGCATGCGGATGGCAGCCGAAAGGAACAAGCAGGCCGCCGGTGTCCGCTTCAAAGTGAGCGTTCGGGATATCGCCGGAAAACATGACAGCGGCACCCAGCGTGTGCATGAGCTGGTTTCTGTAATCGGCCCTGGCGACGACGCTAACCCCGTCATCACCATAATGTACCCAAATGAGGACTAG
- a CDS encoding ArdC family protein, which yields MLQDYLSFLAKLRNYSFVNTLLIYQHNPYATHVAGMRKWNELGRFVRKGEKAIMIFAPRFRKNKSKEIDEETGLEVDVQQERLSGFVSVPVFDISQTDGDKVPSLVSDFGGHTELFERFMSVFGRTYSISQQKLTAPLGGYTDGCAIVLNEIKSEEQKLKTLIHEVAHCVLNHVGNEEKLKSVKEIEAEMTAFIVAEHFGIDSGEYSFGYLFGWGKGDIDQIMESVDVAYKVSKEIIESVELEASKDLIAS from the coding sequence ATGCTGCAGGACTATCTCTCCTTTCTGGCCAAGCTCCGAAACTATTCTTTCGTCAATACACTGCTCATATACCAGCATAACCCATATGCAACGCACGTTGCCGGAATGCGGAAATGGAATGAGCTCGGAAGGTTTGTCCGGAAAGGCGAAAAGGCGATTATGATATTTGCGCCACGCTTCAGGAAAAACAAATCCAAAGAAATTGACGAGGAAACCGGCCTGGAGGTTGACGTTCAGCAGGAACGCCTGTCAGGCTTTGTATCTGTCCCTGTATTCGACATTAGCCAGACTGATGGGGATAAGGTGCCGTCGCTCGTAAGTGACTTCGGAGGGCACACAGAGCTCTTTGAAAGGTTTATGAGTGTATTCGGTAGAACTTACAGCATATCCCAGCAGAAGCTCACTGCACCGCTGGGAGGCTATACCGACGGCTGCGCCATTGTTCTCAATGAGATCAAAAGCGAGGAGCAGAAACTGAAAACCCTCATCCATGAGGTTGCTCACTGCGTCCTTAACCACGTCGGCAACGAAGAGAAGCTGAAAAGCGTTAAAGAGATCGAGGCGGAGATGACGGCCTTTATCGTGGCGGAACACTTCGGCATTGATTCCGGCGAATATTCCTTTGGCTACCTCTTCGGATGGGGCAAAGGCGACATCGACCAGATCATGGAGTCTGTGGACGTGGCGTATAAGGTTTCCAAAGAGATCATTGAATCGGTTGAGCTGGAAGCCAGCAAAGACCTGATAGCGTCATAA